One segment of Cynocephalus volans isolate mCynVol1 chromosome 8, mCynVol1.pri, whole genome shotgun sequence DNA contains the following:
- the DUSP23 gene encoding dual specificity protein phosphatase 23 isoform X1 yields MGVQPPNFSWVLPGRLAGLALPRLPAHYQFLSDLGVRHLVSLTERGPPHSDSCPGLTLHRLRIPDFCPPAPDQIDRFVQIVDEANARGEAVGVHCALGFGRTGTMLACYLVKERGLAAGDAIAEIRRLRPGSIETYEQEKAVFQFYQRTK; encoded by the exons ATGGGCGTGCAACCCCCCAACTTCTCCTGGGTGCTCCCGGGCCGGCTGGCGGGGCTGGCGCTGCCGCGGCTCCCCGCCCACTACCAGTTCCTGTCGGACCTGGGCGTGCGGCACCTGGTGTCCCTGACGGAGCGCGGGCCCCCACACAGCGATAGCTGCCCCGGCCTCACTCTGCACCGACTGCGCATCCCAGACTTCTGCCCGCCGGCCCCCGACCAGATCGACCGCTTCGTGCAGATCGTGGACGAGGCCAACGCCCGGGGAGAG GCCGTCGGAGTGCATTGTGCTCTGGGCTTTGGCCGCACTGGCACCATGCTGGCCTGTTACCTGGTGAAGGAGCGGGGCTTGGCTGCAGGAGATGCCATTGCTGAGATCCGGCGCCTTCGACCCGGCTCCATTGAGACCTACGAGCAGGAGAAAGCAGTTTTCCAGTTCTACCAGAGAACTAAATAA
- the DUSP23 gene encoding dual specificity protein phosphatase 23 isoform X2 translates to MGVQPPNFSWVLPGRLAGLALPRLPAHYQFLSDLGVRHLVSLTERGPPHSDSCPGLTLHRLRIPDFCPPAPDQIDRFVQIVDEANARGEVHSSHMWLAVSVLDSADRDPPLEPATLEASCHPGAKTALPDFDVTS, encoded by the exons ATGGGCGTGCAACCCCCCAACTTCTCCTGGGTGCTCCCGGGCCGGCTGGCGGGGCTGGCGCTGCCGCGGCTCCCCGCCCACTACCAGTTCCTGTCGGACCTGGGCGTGCGGCACCTGGTGTCCCTGACGGAGCGCGGGCCCCCACACAGCGATAGCTGCCCCGGCCTCACTCTGCACCGACTGCGCATCCCAGACTTCTGCCCGCCGGCCCCCGACCAGATCGACCGCTTCGTGCAGATCGTGGACGAGGCCAACGCCCGGGGAGAG GTAcacagtagccacatgtggctggcgGTTTCTGTACTGGACAGCGCAGATAGAGACCCACCTCTTGAACCAGCCACTTTAGAGGCCTCCTGCCACCCAGGTGCAAAGACAGCCCTCCCTGACTTTGATGTCACTTCTTGA